A window from Fervidicoccaceae archaeon encodes these proteins:
- a CDS encoding glycosyltransferase has product MDISIVFPAKDEARFISRSIKIARKVQGVREVIVVDGMSTDGTPEIARRNRARVVYQSLLRYPGKGVAMRDGFYFSKGDIIAFLDADIKNLSVEFIEKLIDPLRRGEADFVKGTFERASGRVTELVAKPLLRMFYPELAKLSQPLSGEIAGTRDAFSSVDWELGWGVDIGIVIDIFRSGFRIVERHLGYKDHDMKPLPMLTEMAYEVAETILRRAVKDGKLSRMEEERMLSEMKMKAVEAEIP; this is encoded by the coding sequence ATGGACATCTCCATAGTTTTTCCAGCTAAGGATGAAGCCAGGTTCATTTCTCGCTCGATAAAGATAGCTAGAAAGGTTCAGGGAGTTAGAGAAGTAATAGTTGTAGATGGAATGAGCACTGATGGCACTCCAGAGATAGCTAGGAGAAATAGAGCTAGGGTAGTCTATCAGAGCCTTCTGAGATATCCTGGAAAGGGCGTTGCCATGAGGGATGGCTTCTACTTCTCGAAGGGAGACATAATTGCTTTCCTTGATGCAGACATCAAGAATCTCTCTGTTGAATTCATTGAGAAGCTCATAGATCCCCTCAGAAGGGGGGAGGCGGACTTCGTTAAGGGAACCTTCGAGAGGGCATCAGGTAGGGTGACAGAACTTGTAGCTAAGCCCCTTCTCAGGATGTTCTATCCAGAGCTCGCAAAGCTCTCTCAGCCTCTCAGCGGAGAAATTGCGGGAACTAGAGATGCCTTCTCCTCAGTTGATTGGGAGCTTGGCTGGGGTGTTGACATAGGAATAGTAATAGATATATTCAGAAGCGGATTCAGGATTGTTGAGAGGCATCTTGGCTACAAGGATCACGATATGAAGCCCCTTCCGATGCTAACTGAAATGGCGTATGAGGTAGCTGAAACAATACTCAGAAGAGCTGTGAAGGATGGAAAGCTGTCGAGGATGGAAGAAGAGAGAATGCTTTCTGAGATGAAGATGAAAGCTGTGGAGGCTGAGATTCCTTGA